The following are encoded together in the Streptomyces asoensis genome:
- a CDS encoding sensor histidine kinase — protein MQRLYDFLRRHPTGVDGFWAIVLFGISAAAGTAGQDRGGTDSMALLVPVVFLLCLVIALRRRLPEQMLVLAAALGLAQLVLNVGVTAADFALLVIVYTVAATGARWASRLSLVMALSAATLAQLRWPHENASVPGQVAVIVFQTVPFALAWVLGDSIRTRRAYFAQLEERAARLEKEREAQAKVAVAAERARIARELHDVVAHNVSVMVVQADGAAYVLDAAPDQAKKALETISSTGRQALAEMRRLLGVLRTGEHQEGGEYVPQPDVEQIEDLVEQCRGSGLPVDFKVEGTPRPLPSGVELTAYRIVQEALTNTRKHGGPNTGASVRLVYFDDGLGLLVEDDGKGAPHELYEEGGVDGAGHGLIGMRERVGMVGGTLDAGPRPGGGFRISALLPLKPAH, from the coding sequence GTGCAGCGCCTCTATGACTTCCTCCGCAGACACCCGACAGGGGTGGACGGCTTCTGGGCCATCGTCCTGTTCGGGATCTCCGCGGCCGCCGGGACCGCGGGCCAGGACCGCGGCGGTACCGACTCCATGGCGCTGCTGGTGCCGGTGGTCTTCCTGTTGTGCCTGGTCATCGCCCTGCGGCGGCGGCTGCCCGAGCAGATGCTCGTGCTCGCCGCCGCGCTAGGACTGGCCCAGCTGGTGCTGAACGTCGGGGTCACGGCGGCCGACTTCGCCCTGCTGGTGATCGTCTACACGGTCGCGGCGACCGGCGCCCGCTGGGCCTCGCGGCTCTCGCTCGTCATGGCGCTGAGCGCCGCCACCCTGGCGCAGCTGCGCTGGCCGCACGAGAACGCGAGCGTGCCCGGCCAGGTCGCGGTCATCGTCTTCCAGACGGTGCCGTTCGCGCTCGCCTGGGTGCTCGGCGACTCCATCCGCACCCGTCGCGCGTACTTCGCGCAGCTGGAGGAGCGCGCGGCCCGCCTCGAGAAGGAGCGCGAGGCGCAGGCGAAGGTCGCGGTGGCCGCCGAGCGCGCCCGTATCGCGCGCGAGCTGCACGACGTCGTCGCGCACAACGTGTCGGTGATGGTGGTGCAGGCGGACGGTGCCGCCTACGTCCTGGACGCCGCGCCCGACCAGGCGAAGAAGGCCCTGGAGACGATCTCGTCCACCGGCCGTCAGGCCCTCGCCGAGATGCGCCGCCTGCTGGGCGTGCTGCGCACCGGCGAGCACCAGGAGGGCGGCGAGTACGTGCCGCAGCCGGACGTGGAGCAGATCGAGGACCTGGTCGAGCAGTGCCGCGGCTCGGGCCTGCCGGTCGACTTCAAGGTCGAGGGCACCCCGCGGCCGCTGCCCAGCGGCGTCGAGCTGACGGCGTACCGCATCGTGCAGGAGGCGCTGACGAACACGCGCAAGCACGGGGGGCCCAACACGGGCGCGAGCGTGCGCCTGGTCTACTTCGACGACGGCCTCGGCCTGCTCGTCGAGGACGACGGCAAGGGCGCCCCGCACGAGCTCTACGAGGAGGGCGGCGTGGACGGGGCGGGCCACGGCCTGATCGGGATGCGGGAGCGGGTGGGCATGGTGGGCGGCACCCTGGACGCGGGCCCGCGGCCCGGCGGAGGATTCCGCATCAGCGCCCTGCTGCCGCTGAAACCCGCGCACTGA
- a CDS encoding DUF5937 family protein — translation MSLSIDIAGLRPERVAVVPSPLAELGMALHALAEPGHHPGLQGWVTGVTARLDSHLADRMCEADFLWRTTFSDIFLPYAALPGRSTLPAATLAEELDLLDKLTDEQFVDSALEFTCAPGYDLPSPSVLADPELRRRALDLAASRGPRQVRFTRRLLDDPPRVRGWLRQFLEDCDDAFFADVWARVRLPLATDARYKTDLLRRKGLAEALAAVSSAVTLDADAARITVDKLVQGRSTVGDGGLLLVPTSLGWPHLMVLHRYGWQPVLHYPVGSPELASPPSVEQLALRMTALSHPVRMRICRLLARSAYTTTELAQVHGMTSPEISRHLAVLKKAGLITTRRRGRYVLHQLDVTVVARLGSDYLEGMLR, via the coding sequence ATGAGCCTGAGCATCGACATCGCGGGGCTGCGGCCGGAGAGGGTCGCGGTCGTGCCCTCGCCCCTGGCCGAGCTCGGCATGGCGCTGCACGCGCTGGCCGAGCCGGGGCACCACCCCGGCCTCCAGGGCTGGGTCACCGGCGTGACCGCCCGGCTCGACTCGCATCTGGCGGACCGGATGTGCGAGGCGGACTTCCTGTGGCGGACGACGTTCTCGGACATCTTCCTGCCCTACGCGGCCCTCCCGGGCAGGAGCACGCTGCCCGCGGCGACGCTCGCCGAGGAGCTCGACCTCCTGGACAAACTGACGGACGAGCAGTTCGTGGACTCGGCGCTGGAGTTCACCTGCGCGCCCGGCTACGACCTGCCGAGCCCCAGCGTGCTGGCCGACCCGGAGCTCCGCCGGCGCGCGCTCGACCTGGCCGCCTCGCGCGGGCCCCGCCAGGTGCGGTTCACCCGGCGGCTGCTCGACGACCCGCCACGCGTGCGTGGCTGGCTGCGGCAGTTCCTCGAGGACTGCGACGACGCGTTCTTCGCCGACGTCTGGGCCCGGGTGCGCCTCCCGCTCGCCACGGACGCCCGCTACAAGACGGACCTGCTGCGCCGCAAGGGTCTCGCGGAAGCCCTCGCCGCGGTGTCCTCGGCCGTCACGCTCGACGCGGACGCCGCGCGCATCACCGTCGACAAGCTGGTCCAGGGCCGCAGCACCGTCGGGGACGGCGGTCTGCTGCTGGTGCCGACGAGCCTCGGCTGGCCGCACCTGATGGTGCTGCACCGGTACGGCTGGCAGCCGGTGCTCCACTACCCGGTGGGCTCCCCCGAACTGGCCTCACCGCCCTCGGTGGAGCAGCTGGCGCTGCGGATGACCGCGCTCTCCCATCCCGTCCGGATGCGGATCTGCCGTCTGCTGGCCCGCAGCGCGTACACCACGACGGAGCTGGCCCAGGTGCACGGGATGACCTCCCCCGAGATATCCCGGCACCTCGCCGTCCTCAAGAAGGCGGGCCTGATCACCACCCGCCGACGCGGCCGCTACGTGCTGCACCAGCTCGACGTGACAGTGGTGGCCCGGCTGGGCAGCGACTACCTGGAGGGCATGCTCCGCTGA
- a CDS encoding response regulator has translation MTIRVMLVDDQVLLRTGFRMVLAAQPDMEVVAEAGDGVEALQVVRSTDVDVVLMDVRMPKLDGVEATRRICAEQDPPKVLILTTFDLDEYAFSGLKAGASGFMLKDVPPGELLAAIRSVHSGDAVVAPSTTRRLLDRFAPMLPTTGKEPRHKELERLTEREREVMVLVAQGLSNGEIAARLVLSEATVKTHVGRILTKLGLRDRVQVVVLAYETGIVRAGGHG, from the coding sequence ATGACGATCCGCGTGATGCTCGTCGACGACCAGGTGCTGCTGCGCACCGGGTTCCGGATGGTGCTCGCCGCCCAGCCGGACATGGAGGTCGTGGCCGAGGCGGGCGACGGCGTCGAGGCCCTCCAGGTGGTGCGCTCCACCGACGTCGACGTCGTCCTGATGGACGTGCGCATGCCCAAGCTGGACGGTGTGGAGGCGACCCGGCGCATCTGTGCCGAGCAGGACCCGCCCAAGGTGCTGATCCTGACCACCTTCGACCTGGACGAGTACGCCTTCTCCGGGCTGAAGGCGGGCGCCTCCGGCTTCATGCTGAAAGACGTGCCGCCGGGCGAGCTGCTGGCCGCCATCCGCTCGGTGCACAGCGGCGACGCGGTGGTCGCCCCGTCCACCACCCGCCGGCTCCTCGACCGGTTCGCGCCGATGCTGCCCACCACCGGCAAGGAGCCCCGGCACAAGGAGCTGGAGCGGCTCACCGAGCGCGAACGCGAGGTCATGGTGCTGGTCGCCCAGGGCCTGTCCAACGGGGAGATCGCGGCCCGGCTGGTGCTGTCCGAGGCGACCGTGAAGACCCACGTCGGCCGCATCCTGACGAAGCTGGGGCTGCGCGACCGGGTCCAGGTCGTCGTCCTCGCCTACGAGACCGGGATCGTGCGGGCCGGCGGCCACGGCTGA